The genomic region TTGACCGTATCCACGTGACGGGTCCGCTCCAGCTCTTTGTCCGCCCGGGTCAACTCATGCTTCTTGATCCGTCCCGACTCATATTCGGCAACACTGGCGCAGCCAACGATCCCCGTCTGTTCGTGGGCGCCCATCCGCTGGCGATAGATATAGAAGCAGGGGGTTTCCTCCTGAATCATAATCCCCTGGCTAAGCAGATTCTCTAGATTTTCTCTGGCTTTTGCGAAGATTTTTTCCGGGACGTCGCCCTCGGGCGGCTCCAGATCGATTTCAGATTTTTCAACCCGCAGGAAACTCAAGGGGTTACCGGAAGCAAGCGCTCTCGCTTCGTCCCGGTTGAGGACATCATAGGGAAGGGAAGCAACATCCTTGACAAAAGAACGAGCCGGTCTCAGGGCTCGAAAGGGGATCACGACAGACATAACGAATTCTCCTGATATGAAATTTCCCGGAATACTGACACATTGAAATCGTTAAATCAATCCCCAAACATGCCCGATGCTCTTTGAGGTCAAGCAAAGCGGAATCCGAACAAGGGTCAATGCAATATTGAGTTCCTTGCAGAAGCCTGGCTAACTCTGACCAACAAAAACGCTATTTTGATCCGAACTTGAGTTTTTCAATTCCCTCATCCAGAAAAGCAATATGCCCCTGGATCACTGAGTCGGCATATCCATTCAATGCCCTGATCCGTGTTCTCTCCTGATCGTCCACGTTGACCAGGCTGTCCGCCCGTCGCCCCAGATCTACCAGAGATCGGATCTCCGGTAACGGAGGATCCCATTCCCTGGGTTTCATGACCTGACAGAACCTGGCAACCATAAAAGAATCCGTCTTATCCATCTTGGAATGAAGCCGTTCACTCCAGGCAAACTCGTTGATTATTGAAGGATGGACCGTGCTGACCCTGTGACCGGAACGACGGAGATAGACCGCCAGTTCATCCCCATTGCCGTCAGTTGCCGCAATGCAGGCATGAAGCAACTCAACCCCCTGTTCATCAAGCCATTGTTTCAGGGTTTCAAACCCTTCGATTGAATTTCTACAGACCTTATGTTCGGTCTTCCCAGCGACAAGAAGTGCCACATCGAATTTATGTTCGGCAAGATCGATCCCCAGGACAGCCGATACGGGCATATCAATGACCTCTTGGAATGATGCCAATAATCTTATGGTTTACTGGACGTGGTTGATTTCTATGATTCCTTGATCTTGGCCGATTTTTTAAAACGGCAATGAATTCAATTAATAACGATTATTAAGTTATGTTAAGCTATCAGGAAGGTTTCGGGCAACTGTACAAAAGGACAGGTGAAGAGAAAATCATTTCTATCTGTTCTGATTTTTCTGAATATGTTTAAAACGACAGGTGTTGTGATGAATCGTCCAACATCAGGGGATGAAAAGCAGCGGTAAGGACAATGGCGGATCAATCATGATATCAAGGTGGCAAGTCAGCTTCAAGGCAGGGAAAGTGAAGTTTTAAAATGGGTCAATCAACCCATCCCGCAGGGCAATGGCCACGGCGTGGGTTCTGTTGATGGCGTCGAGTTTTTTCATGATGTTGCCAATGTGAAATTTGACGGTTCGTTCACTGATTTTCAGGATGCTTGAAATATCCCAGGTGCTTTTGCCTTCTTTCAGCCAGTTCAATACTTCGATTTCTCTGTTTGACAGGAGCTTTTGTCGGTCGGATATTCTGTTCCTTTCATACATCTCTCTCAAGGGACGGGTCAAAGCACGGACGACAAATTCAATCACGGCCTTTGAACGTTTGGATCGTTCAATATATCTGCCCGCAAACCAGAATGTTGCAAGAT from Syntrophus gentianae harbors:
- a CDS encoding IS110 family transposase, which encodes MPVSAVLGIDLAEHKFDVALLVAGKTEHKVCRNSIEGFETLKQWLDEQGVELLHACIAATDGNGDELAVYLRRSGHRVSTVHPSIINEFAWSERLHSKMDKTDSFMVARFCQVMKPREWDPPLPEIRSLVDLGRRADSLVNVDDQERTRIRALNGYADSVIQGHIAFLDEGIEKLKFGSK
- a CDS encoding response regulator transcription factor, translated to MNHEAKAFGLIDGYTYGGNDAEDLATFWFAGRYIERSKRSKAVIEFVVRALTRPLREMYERNRISDRQKLLSNREIEVLNWLKEGKSTWDISSILKISERTVKFHIGNIMKKLDAINRTHAVAIALRDGLIDPF